A genomic region of Actinomycetota bacterium contains the following coding sequences:
- a CDS encoding translation elongation factor-like protein: MAEHLVGTVSHYYDKLGVVGIELSSELRVGDTIHILGHISDFTQTVDSMQIEHEAVDAAKAGDPIGVKVNERARVGDQVFVVTPD; this comes from the coding sequence ATGGCCGAGCACCTTGTCGGAACCGTGAGCCACTACTACGACAAGCTGGGAGTTGTGGGCATCGAGCTGTCCAGCGAACTCAGGGTTGGCGATACGATCCACATCCTCGGGCACATCTCGGACTTCACCCAGACCGTCGACTCCATGCAGATCGAGCATGAGGCGGTTGATGCGGCGAAGGCGGGAGACCCCATCGGCGTCAAAGTGAACGAACGGGCACGTGTCGGCGACCAGGTTTTCGTGGTCACGCCCGACTGA